In a genomic window of Scyliorhinus torazame isolate Kashiwa2021f chromosome 5, sScyTor2.1, whole genome shotgun sequence:
- the LOC140418537 gene encoding uncharacterized protein codes for MEKPWKCGKGFHLPSGLEAHLHIHTGERPFTCSKCGKGFTQSSHLQTHKRVHTGERPFTCSECGKGFAQSSDLVTHQKVHTGARPFICSMCGKGYIDSSALLVHQRVHTGERPFTCSKCGKGFNQSSSLKTHQRLHTSEKPFTCSTCEKRFSDSSSLLTHRRIHTGERPFTCSDCGKKFTTSSNLQRHRRIQTGERPFTCWQCGKGFTQLSSLLKHQHVHSGERPFTCSDCEKGFIDSFHLLRHQHVHK; via the coding sequence atggagaaaccgtggaaatgtgggaagggattccattTACCATCTGGGCTGGAAGCTCATTTacatattcacactggggagaggcctttcacctgctctaagtgtgggaagggattcactcagtcatcccatctgcaaacacacaaacgagttcacactggggagagaccattcacctgctctgagtgtgggaagggatttgctcagtcATCCGACCTGGTAACCCACCAgaaagttcacactggggcgaggccattcatctgctccatgtgtgggaagggatacatTGATTCATCTGCCTTGctggtacaccagcgagttcacactggggagaggccatttacctgctcgaagtgtggcaagggattcaatCAGTCATCCAGCCTTAAGACGCACCAGCGTCTTCACACCAGTGAGAAGCCATTCACATGCTCcacgtgtgagaagagattcagtgattcatccagtcTGCTGACTCACCGgcgcattcacaccggggagaggccattcacctgctccgactgtgggaaaaaATTTACtacttcatccaacctgcagagacaccggcGCATTcagactggggagaggccgttcacctgctggcagtgtgggaaaggattcactcagttatccagcctcctgaaacaccagcatgttcacagtggggagaggccattcacctgctccgactgtgagaaaggatttattgattcattccacctgctgagacaccagcatgttcacaagtga
- the LOC140418535 gene encoding uncharacterized protein translates to MEKPWKCGDCGKGFRAPSELETHRRSHTGERPFSCSQCGKGFTEGYSLQSHQRVHTGDRPFTCSQCGKGFCDSSSLLRHQRIHTGERPFTCSQCGKGFNQLSTLQKHQRVHTGERPFSCSQCGKGFAEVYSLQSHQRVHTGERPFTCSQCGKGFCDLSRLLRHQRIHTGERPFACSQCGKGFTQLSHLQKHQRVHTGERPFTCSQCGKGFTQLSHLQSHQRVHTGERPFTCSQCGKGFCDSSRLLRHQLIHTGERPFICSQCGKGFTELCSLQKHQRVHTGERPFTCSQCGTGFTQLSHLQRHQRVHTGERPFTCSQCGKGFTRLSHLRRHQRVHTGERLLSVWEGIHSVIHPAETPASSHWGDAVHLSM, encoded by the coding sequence atggagaaaccgtggaaatgtggggactgtgggaagggattccgagccccatcagagctggaaacccatcgacgcagtcacactggggagaggccgttctcctgctcccagtgtgggaaaggatttactgaaggatacagcctgcagtcacaccagcgagttcacactggggataggccattcacctgctctcagtgtgggaaaggattttgtgATTCATCTAGCCttttgagacaccagcgaattcacactggggagaggccattcacttgctctcagtgtgggaaaggattcaatcaattatccaccctacagaaacaccagcgagttcacaccggggagaggccgttctcctgctcccagtgtgggaaaggatttgctgaagTATACAgcttgcagtcacaccagcgagttcacactggggagaggccattcacctgctctcagtgtgggaaaggattttgtgACTTATCCCGcctattgagacaccagcgaattcacaccggggagaggccatttgcctgctctcagtgtgggaaaggatttactcaattatcccacctgcagaaacaccagcgagttcacaccggggagaggccattcacctgctctcagtgtgggaagggattcactcagttatctcacctgcagtcacaccagcgagttcacaccggagagaggccattcacctgctcccagtgtggaaaaGGATTTTGTGATTCATCTCGTCTATTGAGACACCAgctaattcacaccggggagaggccgttcatctgctctcagtgtgggaaaggatttactgaactATGCAgtttgcagaaacaccagcgagttcacactggcgagaggccattcacctgctctcagtgtgggacgggattcactcaattatctcaCCTtcagagacaccagcgggttcacactggggagaggccattcacctgctctcagtgtgggaagggatttactcggttatctcacctgcggagacaccagcgagttcacactggggagaggctgctctcagtgtgggaagggattcactcggttatccaccctgcggagacaccagcgagttcacactggggagatgccgtccacctctcaatgtga